Genomic segment of Kibdelosporangium phytohabitans:
GGACAACGCTACGCCTGGTACACCGCTATCTCCCGACCCTCCCACAGACCACGCCATCGACGCTGAGCGAATGTCACCACCACCATCACCACGACCAGATGAGATCGACCTCTAGCTGCTACGGGGTCCTCATCGCCGAAGTCGAACCACTCGTGGTGGAGGCGGTAGTGCTTGAACTCGCGGTGAAGGGCTGTTTCGAGGTCGACGCCGCCGTCCGGGTACCGCCACAGGACCTGTAGGCGAAAAGGGCAATCGGGCTGGATTGCGATGATGCGTCGGTCCGGTCACTTGCGTGGCCGATCTTGACCAGCCTCACGTCCGTGGACCCAAACATGTAGGTGTCAGTCAGCGACATTGGCTCGTACAGCCCCAGGAGCCGGTCAGACCGCAGCATGCCGAGAGCGTATCTCCTCGGTAGGACAGTCTGAGTTTGCAGCCGTCAGGTCTCGTATCGACCCCGGGGCATCGACGATGGCGGCCAACTGGCTGAGCAACCTCCTCATGGACTTCTCTCCTCGCGCTTCTTGACGAACTCGCTGACGACGCCGAGCATCGCCGAGCGTTGGGTCAATCCGGTTCACCGCCTCGGCGACCTTGGTTACAGGGTCCTCGTTGCCGAAGTCGAACCATTCGCCCCACGTTCGTACTGCTTGAACTCATCGTGCAGGGCCGTCTCCAGTATTTGTCGCCTGGACACTTCCAGAAGACGCGCAGGGGCACAGCGCAACCTGTTTGCAAATCTTGCTAAGCGCTACGTTGCACTTCGCCACCAGCTCGTGAAGGCCGGTCGCGCGCGGATGA
This window contains:
- a CDS encoding GIY-YIG nuclease family protein, which produces MIAIQPDCPFRLQVLWRYPDGGVDLETALHREFKHYRLHHEWFDFGDEDPVAARGRSHLVVVMVVVTFAQRRWRGLWEGREIAVYQA